One stretch of Pseudoalteromonas shioyasakiensis DNA includes these proteins:
- a CDS encoding CYTH and CHAD domain-containing protein has protein sequence MDTEIELKFLVSDAVVPLIPALITQFAKTVTNKPSRSLQNAYYDTPSRELRALDIGLRTRCCDSDCEQTIKLAGEVVGGLHQRPEYNLPLTGNRPDLLAFDAAIWPHGMQVSAIAENLYPIFSTNFIRRTWLLETENGAKIEVVLDKGEVAASGQVEPISELEIELIEGSRNELFALADKLVSESHVRLGLYSKAARGYGLADDKPLKASKSIGFVPLKRDATQEQALIESINYAIRFVQKHEACYFIKPSLKTLKRVTDGIRLIRHTFWLFDDIVSKDDTESLRTELKWLLSELAWVENAIQLKTYTSKRHAYYKKINSAPELTQVINDLKELQPSIDDIETLFHSTRYNRLLLQLTTWLIEKQWRKSWGQAEFQAAEKPVADIAKRLFAKDWHDMHELIPDQQVFTDKDYLALRTRLENSLLSGNCLGALFDREDRNEFRMPWVDISHGIYELSTLEYLKQLCAGQDDLELTKIQSWLDQKSEFLVSAMEQSRHASFNTDPYWL, from the coding sequence ATGGATACTGAGATAGAACTGAAGTTTTTGGTGTCAGATGCCGTTGTTCCACTGATCCCCGCATTAATTACCCAATTTGCAAAAACCGTTACTAATAAACCGTCGCGAAGCTTACAAAATGCTTATTACGATACGCCAAGCCGAGAATTACGTGCTTTAGATATTGGCCTACGTACTCGTTGTTGCGATAGTGATTGTGAGCAAACCATCAAACTTGCCGGCGAAGTGGTTGGTGGTCTTCATCAGCGCCCTGAATACAACTTGCCACTCACAGGTAATCGCCCTGATTTACTTGCTTTTGATGCCGCTATTTGGCCGCATGGAATGCAAGTGTCTGCCATTGCTGAGAATCTATACCCAATTTTTAGTACAAATTTCATTCGCCGTACATGGTTACTCGAAACCGAAAATGGTGCAAAAATTGAAGTGGTGTTAGATAAAGGTGAAGTTGCTGCATCGGGTCAGGTTGAGCCAATTTCTGAACTTGAAATCGAACTTATCGAAGGTAGCCGCAATGAACTGTTTGCATTAGCGGATAAATTAGTTAGTGAGAGTCATGTTCGCTTAGGTCTTTATTCTAAAGCTGCACGTGGTTATGGGCTTGCCGATGACAAGCCATTAAAAGCAAGTAAATCAATCGGCTTTGTGCCGTTAAAACGTGATGCTACGCAAGAGCAAGCATTAATCGAAAGTATCAACTACGCGATTCGTTTTGTACAAAAACATGAAGCGTGTTACTTCATTAAACCGAGTTTAAAAACGCTTAAGCGTGTGACCGACGGTATTCGTTTAATTCGTCATACATTTTGGCTTTTTGACGACATTGTTAGCAAAGACGACACTGAATCATTGCGCACTGAGTTAAAGTGGTTATTAAGTGAATTAGCTTGGGTTGAAAATGCAATTCAGCTAAAAACGTACACCTCAAAGCGCCATGCATACTACAAAAAAATCAACAGTGCGCCAGAGCTCACACAGGTTATTAATGACTTAAAAGAACTACAGCCAAGCATTGACGATATTGAAACACTATTCCATAGCACCCGGTACAACCGCTTGCTATTACAGCTAACGACGTGGTTAATTGAAAAGCAATGGCGCAAATCATGGGGGCAAGCTGAGTTTCAGGCTGCGGAAAAACCGGTTGCCGATATTGCTAAGCGTTTATTTGCTAAAGATTGGCACGACATGCACGAGCTCATTCCTGATCAGCAAGTGTTTACAGATAAAGATTATTTGGCACTGCGCACGCGTCTTGAAAACTCATTACTTAGCGGCAACTGCTTAGGGGCTTTGTTCGATAGAGAGGATCGAAATGAGTTTCGTATGCCGTGGGTCGATATCTCGCATGGTATTTATGAATTAAGTACCCTTGAGTACTTAAAGCAATTATGTGCAGGACAAGACGACTTAGAGCTGACAAAAATTCAATCATGGCTTGATCAAAAGTCTGAATTTTTAGTGAGTGCAATGGAGCAAAGTCGCCACGCTTCATTTAATACAGACCCTTACTGGCTGTAA
- a CDS encoding TIGR04211 family SH3 domain-containing protein: MLKQCIFGLLLAATSFISYAEEAPSSDSQNTAYIVDNLYTFMHSGPSKNYRILGSVDAGTQVMLLSDEDNGYFKIRDDKDREGWVEAKFVTENAGIQQQFQALNNDMTLMQEQLRQAEIELPQLQEQNRALTDQNLALSKQIETLKNTIESERNAKQTASAKEKRQLLTYGGAIAFIGLLLGIILTVVLSRRKRYDGWA, translated from the coding sequence ATGTTAAAACAGTGTATTTTTGGGTTGCTCCTTGCGGCCACCTCTTTTATTAGTTACGCAGAAGAAGCGCCAAGCAGCGACAGCCAAAACACCGCCTATATAGTCGATAACCTGTACACCTTTATGCACTCTGGTCCAAGCAAAAACTACCGTATACTGGGCTCAGTCGATGCAGGTACACAAGTTATGTTGTTATCGGATGAAGATAATGGTTACTTTAAAATTCGTGATGATAAAGATCGTGAAGGCTGGGTAGAAGCAAAATTCGTAACCGAAAATGCAGGTATCCAACAACAATTTCAAGCCCTAAATAATGATATGACGTTAATGCAAGAGCAACTTCGTCAAGCAGAGATTGAGCTGCCGCAATTACAAGAACAAAATAGAGCACTGACAGATCAAAACCTAGCACTTAGCAAGCAAATCGAAACCCTTAAGAACACCATCGAGTCTGAGCGTAATGCAAAACAAACCGCAAGTGCTAAAGAGAAACGCCAGCTATTAACTTATGGCGGTGCCATTGCATTTATTGGTTTACTGTTAGGCATTATCCTAACTGTAGTGTTATCTCGCCGTAAACGCTATGACGGCTGGGCATAA
- the putA gene encoding bifunctional proline dehydrogenase/L-glutamate gamma-semialdehyde dehydrogenase PutA: MLFNGDLTTECPIRQKIRDFYRIDENAVIDHILPLAEVGVKARSRAWERARQMVLNIRRDQDGQSGVDALLNEFSLSSEEGVVLMCLAEALLRVPDKATQESLIRDKLAKGDWSSHLGSSDSLFVNASSWGLLVTGKMVNYSDKSKEQQFGVLKKTIGRLGEPVIRKSVNFAMKIMGKQFVMGRTIDEAIERAADKEQKGYVYSYDMLGEGARTMKDAERYFQSYMTAIHAIGKAANGRGPIKSPGISVKISAIHPRYEFTHRERVIAEIVPKLKELALAAKSYDIGFTVDAEEADRLDISLDVIEAVFSDDDLGNWNGFGLAVQAYQKRAIFVVEWVAELARRVGRKLMVRLVKGAYWDTEIKTTQQDGLDHYPVFTRKATTDVSYKACAIKLLEARDVLYPQFATHNAYTAATILEVAKGDNEGFEFQRLHGMGESLFDQIVEKEKIQCRVYAPVGQHEDLLAYLVRRLLENGANSSFVNAIVDTTKPVESLLPDPVETLQGLRNKYNTQIKMPIDLYGEERANSKGMDLTDINVITPFKENLDTWFEEHRIELSDVPEGSIPVKNPANHKEIIGHVKLQSSEEMTALLENAEKAFESWSQTPVKERANLLRRVADILERHHDELVAICIKEAGKITQDGIDEVREAVDFCRYYAARAEELSEDERFEARGVILCISPWNFPLAIFLGQVAAAIVTGNTVIAKPAEQTSLIALRTIELMLSVGLPEHVVQPVIARGSEVGKTIVPDERIQAVMFTGSTETGTLISQTLAARNDIQVPLIAETGGQNCMIVDSTALPEQVVDDVISSGFQSAGQRCSALRVLFLQEDVADGIIEMLKGALKELHVGDPSLLSTDIGPVIDEKALKNLTDHVEYLKGNATLHYECAIPDNSENGAYFFAPRLYEIKDLSVLKREVFGPCVHIIRFKGTELDNVIDQINGTGFGLTMGVHSRIEERCEYLAKMSRAGNVYINRNMIGAIVGVQPFGGRGLSGTGPKAGGPNYLQRLVKEKASPDNVQMTNLTPDELDTHHYSGAAEQVAKLMDNSLRDEKIWRATPLNDRVSAVRQLLAKVATVEIIDELADDLALTLADARAQLNRLEKHMRKHTVLPGPTGESNTLHLEPRGCVVCYADKSTSFNFWAISIITALAAGNTVITVASELFFDEAVAFRDKFISTGIAEGVFQVAKPNQLQAILAHPHLAGAVVAARSSRLGYFSQQLAQRKGAILPVISSEYYDTLIKRLLTEKTISVDTTASGGNTSLMTLVEDDE, encoded by the coding sequence ATGCTATTTAATGGCGATTTGACAACTGAATGTCCAATTAGACAAAAGATCCGTGATTTCTACCGTATTGACGAAAATGCGGTTATTGATCACATTTTGCCTTTGGCTGAAGTAGGCGTGAAAGCGCGTAGCCGAGCGTGGGAACGTGCTCGTCAAATGGTTTTAAATATCCGTCGCGATCAGGATGGTCAAAGCGGTGTAGATGCACTATTAAATGAGTTTTCACTTTCAAGTGAAGAAGGCGTTGTTTTAATGTGTCTTGCAGAAGCACTATTACGCGTTCCAGATAAAGCGACGCAAGAGTCACTAATTCGTGACAAACTTGCTAAAGGTGACTGGAGCTCTCATTTAGGTAGCAGCGATTCTTTATTTGTAAACGCCTCATCTTGGGGTCTGTTAGTAACCGGTAAAATGGTTAATTACAGCGACAAATCGAAAGAGCAACAGTTCGGTGTGCTTAAGAAAACAATAGGTCGTCTAGGTGAGCCTGTTATTCGTAAATCTGTGAACTTCGCGATGAAGATCATGGGTAAGCAATTCGTTATGGGTCGTACTATTGACGAAGCAATTGAACGTGCAGCGGATAAAGAGCAAAAAGGCTACGTATATTCATACGATATGCTAGGTGAAGGCGCGCGCACCATGAAAGATGCTGAGCGTTACTTCCAAAGCTATATGACTGCTATCCACGCAATTGGTAAAGCGGCAAATGGCCGTGGTCCAATCAAAAGCCCGGGTATCTCAGTTAAGATATCTGCAATTCACCCGCGCTATGAATTCACTCATCGCGAGCGTGTTATCGCTGAAATCGTACCTAAATTAAAAGAGCTTGCGCTTGCAGCGAAAAGCTACGATATCGGCTTTACTGTTGATGCTGAAGAAGCTGACCGTTTAGATATCTCACTAGATGTGATTGAAGCAGTATTTAGCGATGACGATTTAGGTAACTGGAACGGCTTTGGTTTAGCAGTTCAAGCATATCAAAAACGCGCTATTTTTGTGGTTGAGTGGGTTGCAGAACTTGCTCGTCGCGTTGGTCGTAAATTAATGGTTCGCCTTGTAAAAGGCGCATACTGGGATACCGAAATCAAAACGACTCAGCAAGATGGTTTAGATCACTACCCTGTATTCACACGTAAAGCGACCACTGACGTTTCTTACAAAGCGTGTGCTATCAAACTACTTGAAGCTCGTGATGTTCTGTATCCGCAATTTGCTACTCACAACGCATATACTGCAGCAACAATTTTAGAAGTCGCGAAAGGCGACAACGAAGGTTTTGAGTTCCAACGCTTGCACGGTATGGGCGAGTCATTATTTGATCAAATCGTTGAGAAAGAAAAAATTCAATGTCGTGTTTACGCACCAGTTGGTCAGCACGAAGACTTACTTGCGTACTTAGTACGTCGTTTATTAGAAAACGGTGCTAATTCATCATTCGTAAATGCGATAGTTGATACCACAAAGCCTGTTGAATCACTATTACCTGATCCTGTCGAAACGCTGCAAGGTTTACGTAATAAATACAATACGCAAATTAAAATGCCAATTGATTTATATGGTGAAGAACGTGCTAACTCAAAAGGCATGGACTTGACTGACATCAATGTAATCACACCATTTAAAGAAAACCTTGATACGTGGTTTGAAGAGCATCGTATTGAATTAAGCGATGTGCCTGAAGGTTCTATCCCTGTGAAGAACCCTGCAAACCATAAAGAAATCATTGGTCATGTGAAATTACAATCATCAGAAGAGATGACTGCACTTTTAGAAAATGCAGAGAAAGCATTTGAATCATGGTCACAGACACCTGTTAAAGAGCGCGCAAACTTACTACGCCGCGTTGCTGATATCCTAGAGCGTCACCACGATGAACTTGTCGCTATTTGTATTAAAGAAGCAGGTAAAATTACCCAAGATGGTATCGATGAAGTTCGTGAAGCAGTGGATTTCTGCCGCTACTACGCAGCACGCGCTGAGGAACTATCAGAAGATGAACGCTTTGAAGCGCGTGGTGTGATCTTATGTATCAGCCCATGGAACTTCCCGCTTGCAATCTTCTTAGGTCAAGTTGCCGCAGCAATCGTAACTGGTAACACAGTTATTGCTAAACCTGCTGAGCAAACCAGCCTAATTGCTCTTCGTACCATTGAACTTATGCTATCTGTAGGTTTACCAGAGCATGTTGTACAACCTGTTATTGCTCGTGGTAGCGAAGTAGGTAAAACTATCGTTCCTGATGAGCGAATTCAAGCTGTTATGTTCACAGGTTCTACAGAAACAGGGACTCTCATTTCGCAAACACTTGCTGCGCGTAACGATATTCAAGTACCGCTTATCGCTGAAACCGGTGGTCAAAACTGTATGATCGTTGACTCAACAGCTCTACCAGAACAAGTTGTTGATGATGTGATCAGTTCAGGTTTCCAAAGTGCTGGTCAACGCTGTTCTGCACTACGTGTATTATTCTTACAAGAAGATGTTGCTGATGGCATCATTGAGATGCTTAAAGGCGCTTTAAAAGAGCTTCACGTTGGCGACCCTTCATTACTTTCAACGGATATCGGTCCTGTTATCGACGAAAAAGCACTTAAAAACTTAACTGACCACGTTGAGTACTTAAAAGGTAATGCAACACTTCACTATGAATGTGCAATTCCTGATAACAGCGAAAACGGTGCTTATTTCTTTGCACCTCGTTTATACGAGATCAAAGATTTATCGGTGCTTAAACGCGAAGTTTTTGGCCCGTGTGTACATATCATCCGCTTCAAAGGCACAGAGCTTGATAATGTGATAGATCAAATCAATGGCACTGGCTTTGGCTTAACCATGGGTGTGCACTCACGTATCGAAGAGCGCTGCGAGTACTTAGCGAAAATGTCACGTGCAGGTAACGTTTACATCAACCGTAATATGATCGGTGCGATTGTTGGCGTACAACCTTTCGGTGGCCGTGGTTTATCTGGTACAGGCCCTAAAGCCGGTGGCCCTAACTACTTACAACGTCTTGTGAAAGAAAAAGCATCACCAGATAACGTACAAATGACAAATCTAACACCTGATGAGTTAGATACTCACCACTACTCAGGTGCTGCTGAGCAAGTTGCTAAGCTGATGGATAACTCATTACGTGATGAAAAAATCTGGCGTGCAACACCACTTAACGACCGAGTTTCTGCTGTTCGTCAATTACTTGCAAAAGTAGCGACTGTTGAAATCATTGATGAACTTGCTGATGACTTAGCGTTAACCTTAGCTGATGCACGTGCACAGCTTAACCGTCTTGAAAAACACATGCGTAAACACACTGTGTTGCCTGGGCCAACGGGTGAGTCTAATACGCTGCACTTAGAGCCTCGTGGTTGTGTAGTTTGTTATGCCGACAAGAGCACATCGTTTAACTTCTGGGCAATTTCAATTATCACAGCATTAGCTGCTGGTAACACAGTAATCACGGTTGCTTCTGAGTTATTCTTTGATGAAGCAGTTGCATTTAGAGATAAGTTTATTTCAACAGGTATTGCTGAGGGTGTATTCCAAGTTGCTAAACCTAATCAGTTACAAGCAATTTTAGCACATCCTCACCTTGCTGGTGCTGTTGTAGCTGCACGCTCATCACGTTTAGGCTACTTCAGCCAGCAGCTAGCACAGCGTAAAGGTGCGATTCTGCCAGTGATCAGCTCAGAGTACTACGACACGCTAATCAAGCGTTTATTAACTGAGAAAACAATTAGTGTTGATACAACCGCATCTGGTGGTAACACATCACTAATGACATTGGTTGAAGACGACG
- a CDS encoding winged helix-turn-helix transcriptional regulator translates to MTSPNRLRMLDRIDLAILDALQKNGRISNVNLAKQVNLSPSPCLDRVKRLEQEGYIEGYYAKLSEGKLNQSLLAHVQVSLVTSNTSVFKVFREYILNIPQVVECDMVAGGYDYLLKVRVSDMDEYRQVLGDLVDIPGVGTHHTYMVIEKIKQDTGLRFDI, encoded by the coding sequence ATGACCAGTCCGAATAGATTACGCATGTTAGATCGCATCGATTTAGCAATTTTAGACGCTCTGCAAAAAAATGGCAGAATATCGAACGTAAACCTCGCAAAACAGGTAAACCTGAGCCCAAGCCCGTGTCTAGACCGTGTAAAACGTTTAGAGCAAGAAGGCTACATCGAAGGCTACTACGCAAAGCTTAGCGAAGGTAAACTTAACCAGAGCTTGTTAGCGCACGTGCAAGTATCCTTGGTGACATCTAATACATCTGTTTTTAAAGTGTTTCGCGAGTATATTTTAAATATTCCTCAAGTCGTTGAATGTGACATGGTTGCTGGTGGCTATGACTATTTATTAAAAGTGCGAGTCTCAGATATGGATGAATACCGCCAAGTGCTTGGAGATTTAGTTGATATTCCGGGGGTTGGTACACATCATACTTATATGGTTATCGAAAAAATTAAACAAGATACCGGACTTAGATTCGATATATAG